A genome region from bacterium includes the following:
- a CDS encoding ABC transporter permease, giving the protein MTRYIIRRILYMIPMVLGVILITFLLFNVVGGSPGSMALGKNVSPQALEEFDEQRGFNKPVLFGWWTTTRAFPERVFAEPLTLIAGTNVPVRLLFPLRLDSRYRLRVEVRGLAGGSGVRFLSDRVPRSTPPVEVAARWQWVDFPFSPESTGSMALSVETGPVELRRVSLERRMPHVWDSQLAHYFKTLARLDLGTSLSTNEKVTTMLKRGVLPSLALTVPIFFGGLVFSVGLALICAYWRNRWPDRIFVFLAVALMSVNYLVWIIFGQFFMAYKWHWFPIWGFESWGYLLLPVMIGILSGLGANLRFYRTVILDEIYKDYVRTAFAKGLSPAGVLFKHVLPNAMIPIVTNTVIALPFLYTGSLLLESFFGIPGLGGLSINAINSSDVDVVRGVVLVGAILYVVASLVTDLCYALVDPRVKLR; this is encoded by the coding sequence ATGACCCGTTATATTATTCGACGCATTCTATATATGATTCCCATGGTGCTGGGGGTGATCCTCATTACCTTTCTGTTGTTTAATGTGGTGGGGGGGAGCCCGGGCTCCATGGCACTCGGGAAAAATGTTTCGCCCCAGGCTTTGGAGGAGTTTGATGAGCAGCGCGGCTTCAACAAGCCCGTCTTGTTTGGTTGGTGGACGACCACCCGCGCTTTTCCGGAGCGGGTATTTGCCGAGCCGCTCACCCTCATCGCCGGAACGAATGTCCCGGTCCGGCTCCTTTTCCCCTTGCGACTGGATTCGCGATACCGCCTCCGGGTTGAGGTGAGAGGCCTGGCCGGCGGCTCCGGGGTCCGGTTCCTTTCCGACAGGGTGCCTCGATCAACGCCCCCCGTTGAAGTGGCCGCCCGTTGGCAATGGGTAGACTTTCCGTTTTCGCCGGAGTCCACGGGCTCGATGGCGCTATCGGTGGAGACTGGGCCGGTGGAACTCAGGCGGGTGAGCCTTGAGCGCCGCATGCCGCACGTCTGGGACTCCCAGCTGGCACATTACTTCAAAACGCTGGCCCGCCTCGATCTCGGGACCTCCCTTTCCACCAATGAGAAAGTTACCACGATGCTGAAGCGCGGGGTGCTTCCCTCGCTCGCGCTGACCGTGCCCATTTTTTTTGGCGGACTGGTGTTTTCGGTGGGGCTGGCACTGATCTGCGCCTATTGGCGGAATCGCTGGCCGGACCGCATTTTCGTCTTTCTGGCGGTAGCCCTGATGAGCGTGAACTATCTCGTCTGGATCATCTTCGGCCAATTTTTCATGGCGTACAAATGGCATTGGTTTCCTATCTGGGGGTTTGAGTCCTGGGGGTACCTGCTGTTGCCTGTGATGATCGGGATTCTCAGCGGGCTGGGGGCCAATCTCCGGTTTTACCGCACGGTGATTCTGGACGAGATTTATAAAGACTATGTACGGACCGCCTTTGCCAAGGGGTTGAGCCCGGCTGGTGTGCTGTTCAAGCATGTGTTGCCCAATGCGATGATTCCCATTGTAACCAATACCGTGATTGCCCTGCCATTCCTCTATACAGGCAGCCTGTTGCTGGAGAGCTTTTTCGGGATTCCCGGGCTGGGCGGGCTGAGCATCAACGCGATTAACTCCTCGGATGTGGATGTGGTGCGGGGGGTGGTTCTGGTAGGGGCCATCCTCTATGTGGTTGCCAGCCTGGTTACGGATTTATGCTATGCGCTGGTCGATCCCAGGGTGAAATTGAGGTAG
- a CDS encoding sigma-54 dependent transcriptional regulator yields MNSTAKILVIEDDPDGLRSVEEAIREAGYQVITATTGRGGGDAFLRETPDVVLSDLFLPDIDGLAVLEQCHRQKPGTPVLIMTAFGSVETAVKALKQGAYDYLVKPLDLDDLHAKLARALETSRLRGQVTRLRSEVQGRYSGRAMVAGAPVMKELLRQISAVAGTHATVLVLGESGTGKELVARALHTDGPRADGPFVAVNCGAFAETLLESELFGHEKGAFTGAVARHQGAFERASGGTLFLDEIGIAPKAVQARLLRALEEREVLRVGGREPVKVDARVVAASNRDLNELFEAGEFRHDLLYRLQVVTLRVPALRERRDDIRALTDRFVALACAEHGRHIESISTAAYTKLEAYNWPGNVRELRNVIESSVILATGPELTPEALILGRSESGPASRQALVFPAGMTLADMEKEALAQALRRHDGNRQLTADELQISARTIQRKILEYKLVF; encoded by the coding sequence ATGAACAGCACCGCTAAAATTCTTGTCATTGAAGATGATCCGGATGGGCTACGTTCCGTGGAGGAGGCCATTCGCGAGGCGGGGTATCAGGTCATCACGGCCACCACCGGGCGGGGCGGCGGGGATGCCTTTTTACGCGAAACCCCGGATGTAGTGCTATCCGATCTTTTCCTGCCCGATATTGACGGTTTAGCCGTGTTGGAACAGTGCCACCGGCAGAAGCCCGGCACTCCGGTCCTGATCATGACGGCGTTCGGTTCGGTGGAGACCGCCGTAAAAGCCCTCAAGCAGGGGGCGTATGATTATCTGGTCAAACCCCTGGATCTGGATGATCTGCACGCCAAGCTGGCTCGGGCACTGGAAACGAGCCGCCTGAGAGGGCAGGTGACCCGGTTGCGCAGCGAAGTTCAAGGGCGCTATTCAGGCCGGGCCATGGTCGCAGGGGCCCCCGTGATGAAGGAGCTCCTGAGACAGATTTCAGCCGTCGCCGGAACTCATGCCACGGTCCTGGTGCTGGGGGAAAGCGGAACGGGCAAGGAACTGGTGGCGCGGGCACTGCATACGGACGGACCCCGCGCGGACGGGCCGTTTGTGGCCGTCAATTGCGGGGCCTTTGCCGAGACATTGTTGGAGTCAGAGTTGTTCGGTCACGAGAAAGGGGCCTTTACCGGGGCAGTGGCGCGTCATCAAGGCGCTTTCGAACGGGCCAGCGGGGGAACCTTATTCCTTGATGAAATCGGGATTGCGCCTAAGGCCGTTCAGGCGAGGCTCTTGCGCGCCCTCGAGGAGCGCGAGGTGCTCCGGGTGGGCGGGCGTGAGCCGGTCAAGGTGGATGCGCGTGTGGTGGCCGCCTCCAACCGGGATTTGAACGAACTGTTTGAAGCCGGGGAGTTCCGGCATGATCTGCTTTACCGCCTTCAGGTGGTCACCCTCCGGGTGCCGGCCCTGCGGGAGCGGCGTGACGATATCCGCGCGCTGACCGATCGGTTTGTGGCGTTAGCCTGCGCGGAGCACGGTCGACACATAGAGTCAATCTCCACGGCGGCCTACACCAAACTGGAGGCGTATAACTGGCCTGGGAATGTCCGGGAGCTGAGAAACGTGATCGAGTCATCGGTGATCCTGGCCACAGGCCCCGAGCTGACTCCAGAGGCCCTGATTCTCGGGCGGAGCGAGTCCGGCCCGGCGTCCCGGCAAGCGCTGGTATTTCCGGCGGGCATGACGTTGGCTGACATGGAGAAAGAAGCGCTGGCGCAGGCCTTACGTCGCCACGATGGGAACCGGCAGTTGACCGCCGATGAGTTGCAAATCTCCGCGCGCACCATTCAGCGGAAGATCCTGGAGTACAAGCTGGTGTTTTAG
- a CDS encoding RidA family protein, whose protein sequence is MQKRIISTTKAPAPVGPYQQAVCAGQLVFTAGQIPIDPKTGALVTGSIEAQTRQVLENLKAILEAAGTTLDHVVKTTVFLHDMNDFPKMNAVYAEYFREAIAPARSTVQVARLPKDVAIEIEAIAAL, encoded by the coding sequence ATGCAAAAACGGATCATCTCGACAACCAAGGCCCCTGCTCCTGTCGGGCCCTACCAGCAAGCGGTATGTGCCGGCCAACTGGTTTTTACGGCCGGCCAGATTCCCATCGACCCGAAGACCGGGGCGCTTGTCACCGGCTCCATCGAGGCGCAAACCCGGCAGGTTCTTGAAAACCTCAAGGCCATTCTGGAAGCGGCCGGAACGACCTTGGATCACGTGGTCAAAACTACGGTGTTTCTGCACGACATGAATGACTTCCCCAAGATGAATGCCGTTTATGCCGAATATTTCCGGGAAGCGATTGCCCCGGCCCGCTCCACGGTGCAAGTGGCGCGCCTTCCGAAAGATGTGGCCATTGAAATCGAGGCCATCGCCGCACTTTAA